The Phragmites australis chromosome 1, lpPhrAust1.1, whole genome shotgun sequence genomic interval cggtcggcacttaacccagaaaacagccccagagacttcccggagtctccggccactccaggtaccggagtatccggacttcaccggagtctccggcctttccaggtaccggagtatccgacctacaccggagtctccggccatagcacagctgacctccgaaaaacggcgataacttttgattccggagtccgatttcgacgattttggactctatggaaagcttattcagagggctacacatcccaactgaattcatgacctaaaacacataggatcaaattaggaacactccaaaacccattttgaacacttccgcactttccgctccggactcttaacaacaaactctcactttgggtttggttgggaactcttgagcactgagatacgacaattagctcacgttgcatccctcttaatagtgtggcatacctatactcaaattcaaagataaaactcgtttgaaccactttgagcatttgaaaactttcaagtaccgcttcttttctttcaaatcttgagggttgctaacttccataaaatcttcactccatctcttcttgattcttcatatgatttatgtgaatcatccatagcttcccatagcctcgcacggtccatcggcgcaaagccttcactcgcttttcaccaccgccttggtccttcggcgccaagccatttgcttgcccttcaccacggatggtccatcgcagccgagtcttgcttgcccttcaccgttttgccatagaaaaccattttgtattcgacatcttcagagaattcactttttcatatatggagtccacttttgttcttcactcttggcatatgtgatttcaattcaacttatgccttcatatggatcctaaccccaactcactctcaagcacaaagcacatgggttagtccataaaacctaaatgacaacatttataccttaagttacttggtctccacaagtaacttattagccttcatgcatattgtcaatcttcatatagaacctaaccccactcattcttaaacacatagcccacgggttagtctataaaactctattgacaggtcatacctttagttacttgatctccacaagtaacttagccttcaagcttattgctaattttattgagcttcttcttcttcttcttatgagcatcactaaaagctcattcatcttgatgtactttcaatcttcccattcacctagagttcatgcatgtctcttctccatgcatcacctattgaacaacctactaacaatctcaacaacattattagtccatatgtattgtcattaattaccaaaatcacacataggggctagatgcactttcaatctccccattttggtaattgatgacaatctcactagataattatatttgataaaaattaaagttctaagtatacatatagtccgaagatgaatgtatacaaagaacaagttttggaaataccaaatatcacaaagatatttgagattgccaaaactaattttactagcatcaaacaccacaaaggttttgatgttagtaaaaaaccaacatatgtatatagtaaactcccccacaatctatgcatgcgtgaatgaattttgaatatcattgcatatattgtctatctcaaattttggacggagttttctttatacatatcaagcaagcatgacaaagtatgtatgaagatgaatatgctcatgcaaagcaaaccTTTCAAATGCAATCATTCAAATTCTCCCCTAATTGACATCTTCCCCATATAAGCAAATTATCCTCCATAAGCAAagtcctcttacaaaatataacatctagtccaaattctcccccaattgatatcaatgccaaaatggaatcatcgaaacaaattctcccccaatttacatcaaattggtaagaattaagtaggacttgctaaaagagaaatcTTTCTCCAAAACACCATTAGCCCTATCCCACAAGAGGGAATCATTGAAAGCTAGTGAAAAaccatgtatagtgtaaactcctcatgatatgtgtatttttcatagtttgagttaaaccaaatacacttatctaattacgagctatgtgaggagaacaagctatataataggtcaaaggggttcaaagagatgccaaaagagatttcaaaaGGAAGTATCAATTAATacttcaaaagatatcaattagatacctacaaaagataccaattgaaaaagataccaattaaaattccaaaggatatcaattgaatacctataagagatatcaattgaaaattcaaagcataccaattgaaacaattgaaagagataccaattctaATTGAAACTAATTCAATTAAAGGCAAAACAAGCATGAGTccgaaataaatatctaaagcacaagtgcaatggattatgctcaaagttgaacatagcaaaattgttgacaatataacgaatttctcgtttatcacaaagtgtcaacatcacatgagcatatatgtccaaaagagcaatttaaagcggactacaaacctcaagcaaaagattttgcaattttcatcaatattgcatataggagcaactcaagcatttgatatgaaatcttttgcatatttgggattggataaTCATAAACATGACTATAGAGtttccacaaaaatatgctacttcaaattgctcatatttgcaataaagaggttttaagcacttgcaagaaaaacatatttttgcaagacattttcatgatatgatgcaatctacataagattgaatctttgaaattaaatgcataaaTCAAAAACAATTACTTGGAATGATATTgaattgctcactttgatatAGTCCTTCgcttgattccaattgaaattgaaggagatggtcttctttgtagataccaattgaaagataaagaccttcttcatgaaaaatccaattgaaaggacagaatcatcttcatgaatttcaattgaaatgagcttctacttgaaaggaccttcattatgattaattcaAGCATCCgatgcatcttcattgtacctaaactcattcaagtacaatttgattcccaaactcattgggtccgaagaggttagTGAACTCATCACAAAGAGCACGCTCTCTCATAGATATGTGCATATTGATATGACATGGAGATGATAATAATTGAAGTTCATACCAATAGATAGAAactaattgaaaatatataccacaTGAAGGTATATACCAGTTGGAGTCAAATGAAAGCTTTATGCACATTTTAGATAATAAAAGCATTTGAGAGAGActtactctaaatgtaggatcaaagaaagcaaacatgctatagatattaatatttaagtcaaacaagcatgcttgtcactttcaagatccgatgaagatataatttggacaaaaatagcatatgaaaCTTGAAAATgccaaatgaaagacaaatatcaaaaggttATCCAAATTACCATTGTTCTTGATCacatatctcttcatcatcaatatACACTCATGTATTCTAGTGTTACAATCTTGATCAATCTTTATGCACTTTCAATTTTCCTTTGATTATGCAAGCAAACAACCAATGAGACCATATAATTGTACTTGCATTCTTGTCTCTTTTGCCCCTTTTAATCTTTGCTCGTCATTTCTTTACTTTTGCATACTTCATATGACATGAGCTTGACTTTGTCATTTGCAAGTAAAAACATATTCAAGCTCAACAAACTTATTAGTcatttaattgttttgtcattcaaccaccaaaacccaaggtctagatgcactttcactcaCAAgtgcacaaaggctcaaaaaaaTACAGTGTCACAGGAACATAAAGCTAGATAAGCTAAACAGAAGAATTATTAgcgcatttaagttcacatagctaaatcatgttaaaagtgaccaccacataatcTTCAACTCGTGCTGagaaaatacaagcattaagaactagctaacttcaatctcaaactaggtaAACAAGGATTAATAAtaataggctttgcaaacgctcgtatatgaaaccaagacttagttagatcaaatgACTAATAGATGTAACATTGaggcacatttctttgtttttctttttatcctcaagttgcctcttatctaaGCGAAGTATCACATGACTCGTTACAGTAAATACCTCGAGACTTcgagacaaccgtattggattatattttaacacaagaaacttgatttctcaaaattattcTAATTTGCATACACTATCTTTTCatatgatcaagtcaagtagtgtcgttgtgacacaaggaacacatgtttcCTCAAGGTTCTATCAcgagctaaatatttgacaaagatagaaaatataataCAATATTCTCCAAtacactatcttgaaccaagaagcttcGAACAAGATATttatcaaactagccttaacacaagcattgactaaatCAAAGCAATTACAAATATGGTGATAAAAAATGTAGTATTtaatagtctacatgattcataaaattactaAATTTTATCTTTATGATAGCTaacttgcttgaaatatttcatgtcaaagtaTCAAAAtaagcctaagattaaaagcttgcttcGCACAACTACTCAAATTAGTCCAAATTCTAGACTagcaaaagaaaattctaaaggCATACAGGTCAAGCTCAACTaccatgattatcttacatgatgctaTGCAATACAagtgcaacaaaagtaagatagagtatatacaatgATAACTCCCtctcacacaatgctatggGGATGACGCGCTCCGacctctcccctcaaataggaaaatcttgttgcatctagaggcttggtgaaaatATCGACAAGCTAGTGTTAGGTATcaatgtatctcaagtcaatatctcccttcttattatggtctctcaggaagtggaatctcatgtctatgtgtttggttctggagtgttagACTAGGTTATTAGCAAAGCTGATAGCACTGGTGCAGTcatacaaaagtggcacactcttgaaatctaacctaaaattactcaaggtagcaaccagcCACAAAATCTAAGAACAACAGTTAGCgacagcaacatattcagcttcagtagttgacTACACAACACTACACTGTTTGggagaagaccaacaaacaagagaggtaccTAAAAATTGGTAAGTATCTGAgatactcttcctgtcaattctacaatcagcaaaatccgcatccaaaaaaccacaaagagagagaagaagatgcagaaaactaaagaccatactcaagggtgtgtttgagataccttaATATGCACTTCACCGCATAGtggtgagatgtccttggtgacgCTTGGAAGCGGGCATACAAGCGGACGACGAAGTGGATGTAGGGTCTTGTCACAGTCAAGTACAGAAGGGAGCTAATCATACTCATGTACTCCCAttggtccacctcctcaccatcttcattcgAATCAAGTacgatcgaggtagccatcggtgtcaccatAGGCTTTGCATCACccatgtcgaacttctttagaaaatccttggtgtacttcgtctggtggacgaaCATACCTTGCTTGCATTATTTGATTTGCAAtccaagaaagaagttgagctcgcccatcatcaacatctcaaattcactgctcatagtttctgctaGCATCGACgagcgtaaagtagccaaacaacgcctcttcctcacctgcaaaacatgTAATGCagttgagtacgaaggtactcgcaaaacttaataCATATaggatacatataaataacctaactccaaagattatgcattgggccattagcaaggaaaaatgtcacaaggttgattaaaacatatCGCTcacaacctagacacatatgtgtgagcatctaaacagAACCAACATACCCGCTCTGGAGCCCACGGGAGAGGGTAAatgtgtcaacctttcccaataagctacAACCGTTTGATCATACGCTGagaggtgcgggggtcatccagaactactcccgaagcgaACTGGATAcccttacaagcccgcccgctcacaccatcgactcgTACGCCAAAAGGCCACAGCTAaaaaggtattcagcttatcGTTCTTATATGtcacatgtagtaagcacgaaaagtgctaaagtcaattGCACtaacggacggtgcttaaccgatgcaaagcaGTTTATGGTGATTGGCTCCTCTCCCGGACTACCCTGAGGAACTCCTTCGGAGCAGAAGACACTCCTAATAcagctcacatctcgtctcatcctcacatctcatctaACCATCGACATCATAATTAATATTcatgaacaataagtaagccctaagctcgcaaacaatggtttcaccatcgctcgacttctactgaggacctatgtattgctaagtattttgaataatttttaagttaaacatcaacaatgttatcaaggctacaaggatatagatcatcAAATAACAAAGTTAGGACAATGCATcacatagattctacccatagaagcccgacatcgactcattgAATATGTAAACTTACATAGAGCatattttatcaattttagactccacaattcaaatCAAAATGGTGCAATATCCTTAGATACTTGACTTGCTACTCTAGAGTTTGTCTGATACTTTTCGCTCAACACTCGTAAAACTCTAGAAGGTTGGCATCACCTTCACTCGCTTAGATATCATTCATCGAGCTAAACTCAAATACCCCTTGGATTGTATGGCTAGGTTCACCGCGTCCATCTCGTCCACGTACTCATCTGGGATATCGATGACAGCGGGGGCCGCGGCCTTCGGAGACGACCCCGCGGTTAGGGGGCAGCGAGCGGAAGCGACACAAGTGGAAGGGAGGAAACAGGAACCGCGTGGGACGGAAATGGAGGTGGAGGCACTGTAAATGGGCGCAGCAGCGGCGACACGGAGGAGGAGTGAGCAGGCGGGCGGTGGCACCATCGCAATGGCCGCGTCTATTCGCCGGTGGAGCTAGCCGTGCACTTGTGTTTGTGTGTCAGCTGCCTGGGGGTTTTAGGGAGGCGAAAGGGGAGTTGTTTTCAGGATAAGAGAAGCAGGGATTGGGTTACCGGGTTTCGGGTTGTCCAGCCCAGTTCGGATCCGCACCCACTGGGGTTAGCTGGATCGGTACAGAAGCATGGTCAGATGCAAGAGTCCCAAAACCCAAATCCCAAttgcaaataaaaaatcatcgTTCAAACTGTCACTCTGTCAGCACTATGccgcattttttttaaaagaaacatTTTGCCAAGTTTTTTAGACCAAGatcaatttaaaaaattacacataACTCTGTACAAGTCACTTTAAGTTGCAAATATCTCTCTACAATAATATAGTTACATTTACTCTCCTACACGTCTAAGCTGTTGTAAAATTCCCCCACAGTGATCTCAATTGAGGCCATATTAAAATATTTGCCATAATGTGACCTCAAATGCTCACTTAGGTTGATAGCATATATAGTAAATGATAACGAAGGGTTTAACTGTATGTTACGGTCCACTAAGATTCTCCTTTAGTCTGATTTGTGAAGGAAACTATAATAACATATTTGATTCATTAGACTTTAGTGCACTATTAGATCATTCCCGTGCCCTAACTTTCCACGCCGGTAGTCTACCTAAAGCACTCTAGATTACATCACAACAAATATTTTATCATGTCATCCAGTTAGAACCCTGAGAGAGAATTTTGCTATGAGACTAGACCTGTAGGGGTACACATAACTATTTTACTTTAGAGAAGATTTTTGCAACTTCAAATGACTTAGAAGggtatttgcaatttttcaaaaaatattagCTAGTTAACGACAACAAACTGTGCTGAACAAAAATGTCTACTCCACTTCTTAAACAGTGGCATTCTTAGGCCTCAAATTACGATGTGCCGAAAATtaaaacacacacacatttcTGGTTCCTTGCATTGGTATTTGATGATACTATGATACTGACCATCGTAAGCAAATTACAGTGTTCCACATTTCAGGTCAGTAATAATAATGGGAGTCACTGGAAAAGTGGTGTTCCGTCGAGGGACATAACATTTTTGCCCCCAAAAATGGATTTCACACAAATTGTTGGCGCACGATTAATCAATCTAATTCTGAATTCCTGGTGTTAACTAACAAACAGGGTCGGACACCGTTTCCGTGGCCGATGAACTATGTGATCCACGAGGCCTTATTATTGTACTCCTCTATTAGGAAAACTTAGAACTGGAATTGCATCTCCTTTGTGTATTCGAGCTCCTCAAGGTTTGCCGCCATGGCCTTGTTCATCGGAGGAGGGCCACATCTCAGGATCTGAAATAAGCAAACTCATATCTCCGTAAGCCTCCAGGTTGGATGCATGAATACAGAAAAGAGTATACCGGAAGCAATCACATGATTGTGAACcagaaaaagggggaaaaaacaGCTAAGACTCGAGATTTACCTGAATGTCCTCAGCAGGCGCTGGACAATGAGCTTTAATCATTTCCTTTGACACAAACCCAACACCACCGTTCCAGATTTCAGGAGGCTGCACATGTAGAAACAGAATGAGATTCTATCACAAAtgtctctggaaataatgcctAAGTAGTACTCTGCAAGTCAGAATTCTCAGTATAACTCTGTGCATTGGGATTCATAAGGGGAGTTATTTTGTAGTGGCCAAGAATCAAAATTGTAAAGGAAGTACGTTTGAATACGATATATCcaaccaaaatattttttttaaccccTGCAATCTTATACTTTTTAATAGTCCAGCAATCTTTGAAACTAATTTATTTGACCATCTTTATGTATGTTTAGCTCTGCCATGCAATTATCTGTGCTGTTCGACAATCCAGCCCTTGTTTTAGTCATAACAGAAATTCTGCAGTCATTTCTAAAAATTCCCAAGATAATGGAGACTCTGGAATAGTGAATCCCTCTGTTTTGCAATAAGCTTTTGATGTGTACCTAGTACCTACTCAAGAAATTCAGAATGTTGTACACTAATCTCTTTAAAAATCAAAAAGCAAATTATGTAAACCTGATTCAAGACATAGTAGATCTTAAAGCGATCAGGATAGGTTTTTGCCATGTTGTCCAGCTCTTCCTGCATGAATTGGATAGAAACTATTGAATTCAGCATGACAGCACATCGTAAAGAGCATGTGCAATCAATCTGACAGATTAAAGAAAAGAATGCATAATAACAACATAACAAAAATCATTATCCCAAATTGAACAATGGGTTGTCTTATATAACATTAACAGGCAATGTAAGTCCATTTTCAAGTATATGTTGTTCTCAAGGATTAATGACAATAAGTCCATTTTCAAGTATATGTTGTTCCGAaggattaatgacaatatatcaTTATAGATCGGCTATGGAAGCTTAAACATATTGTCGAAGAAAATTCTCAGAAAGCTGTGTGATAACTGTTAAGATTCAGATCCTGAATCCCTGTGTGTGACTCTTAGCTATTTTGTGCAGAATAATTTACAAAGGTTCTATAATAACATAAAGAAGTAAACACATCAGATGTTTATGCTGAAGAATATCCTAAGCATAGCAGAAAGAGAAACAAGTATAATTGAATATTTGAATGCCACCAGTCCTCAACTTCTCAACAGCAACTAAATTAAATGTATACATAGAACAGTAAACATGTCTCAAAACAGCTAACTTAAATCAGGAACAGCATAGAAAGCACAGTTTGATGGAATACTTATGGTCATCAGTCAACAACAAATACCATATCTTAAAAGTTTTGTTTGACTATACTGTCTCAAAAATTGAAAACCACCACAAAGTGATTCTACCTTCAGAAGAATGTCTTCGTATGTGACATTAGCGTAGATTAAATGAACCTTTGTGCTGTCGTTAGGGTTCTCAAGAATTGCTCTTGCAACCTGTGAGAACAGAGAAAAGAACATGGATCAGTACAATAGGAAGTGATTTGTAGCATTATCAATCGCAATACAGAATTCAAGAAATGTTCTGCTAGGTGCGTACTTGGTACATTGGAGTGATGCCTGATCCACCAGCCAGCATTCCAAATGCCCTCACTTGGCCAACTTGGTACTTGAAACGACCCTAAATAAGAGAAGGTGTTAAACTGTTAGCCTCCTAATTGAAGCCAATTGTGCATGACAGAAAATGTGGGGCTCCTCGTAGGCTGGCTAAATCAGAAGCTAATAACATGATAATCACCTTAGGTCCCTTCACGGACAAATAATCACCAACTTTCATCTCACGGAAATGATGGGACATTCTTCCTTGAGGATACATCTGCATTACGGAAAGAAATGAAGAACTCATGTCTCATGATTAGACGCATGCTTGCAAAGCACAAAAAGCAACTGACCATGGTTGTCCAATAGTGTGTCCACACAATAGAAAGCATCCGAACAAAGAAAATCAATATGAATATTAACCTTTATAACAAGCTCAAAATATCCGATATCAGAGTCCAATGTAGTAGGGGTATAAGGCTTGATAACTTCTTCGCCAGTAGCATCTTGTCCTCTGCATTGACACAAGGGAACACAGAGGTGGTTAAAAAACAATGCCCTATAAAAGCAGAATTTGAGGACAAAAAGACAGAATCGAAACCTGCAGCTGATATGTTGGCCGATTGGAAGGCCCAATACAGAAGTTGGAGTTGGAAGAGCAAATTTGAACTTGGCCACGTTATGACTTATTTGCTTCTTTTCAACAAGTTTGAACTCCTTGAAGTTCTCAGGATGCAAGCAGACTGAGGGGAAATAACAGCACAATTATCAAATTGAACTTCAATTACAGAAAGCACGCTAAAACACAAATAACTTTTTGGTGATAAACAAAATATGTAATGGATGCTAGGATGAATTACCGAGTCCTGCAAAACTAATACTTACaggtaattcaaaagcattactAACAATGGAATGACAACAATATTGCAGAGCATCAGATTCTCAGTCATTAAATCATATCGGTACTAAAATGTCAATAAGAAAAGCAGGCATTT includes:
- the LOC133923054 gene encoding NADH--cytochrome b5 reductase 1-like; the encoded protein is MDFLQGQSFETTVAVAVAVVAVAAAGAFLLRSKKPKVCLHPENFKEFKLVEKKQISHNVAKFKFALPTPTSVLGLPIGQHISCRGQDATGEEVIKPYTPTTLDSDIGYFELVIKMYPQGRMSHHFREMKVGDYLSVKGPKGRFKYQVGQVRAFGMLAGGSGITPMYQVARAILENPNDSTKVHLIYANVTYEDILLKEELDNMAKTYPDRFKIYYVLNQPPEIWNGGVGFVSKEMIKAHCPAPAEDIQILRCGPPPMNKAMAANLEELEYTKEMQFQF